TGCCGAGGCTGAGACGTGCTTCTCAACTTTGAAAAGGGTTAAACCATTTTTGAGGAACACTATGACCCAAGAGAGACTGAATACCTTTGACACCCTCTCAATGGAGAAAGGCCTGGTGACTTGAACCAGAGAGTCATTGAGaaatttgtcaatttaaaagaaagaagtttGCGAAATTTCTATACAAGAAGTTGCCAATGTTTAGTCAAACAATATGCAAATGACTTGGTTAATGTTGTGctaaagcgtgtgtgtgttgccagtTTACGCAacatttgtgttttggttttttagatttgtgtgtgttgtccttgacatGATGTGCCTCAGAATGTTTGACTCGATCATGCAAAATTGCGCCCTCGTCAATTTGTTTATCACCACTATTGCACGTCAGTGATCTTCTGTTTTACTGGTAAAACTTTGGTTCAAATCAAATGAGATAAATGTGAGAACAATTCTAAAAGGGTTCTTGAATGGTTGAGTTTCCTAAACTACCAGAATCATTATTTTCTAATCATAGATTCATCATTATGCCAATCAAAACCttactttatttctaaagcacatttaaaaaacaacagtcaggttgaccaaagtgctgttcATTGACATGAAACAATtaatagacagaatacaacaccagacaaatacaacatacagttctcGTTCTGGattaaaagccagggaataaaaatgtgttttttaacttgGCCGAATCAGTTCTAACCTCCTCCATTGGTTTGGGTGGGGGCCTGAGTGGGTGTACAATGAGCAAGGTGGTGCCAATTAGTTCCTGCTTGACCTCTAACGTACAGGGTGTGGGTGGAGCGCTCAATCGTTTCCACCATCCTGTCCATCTAGGTTCAGCCCATTTTCATCCTCACCCGAGCCTGTTTTGTTCTGTGGTGCTTTGGTGGCAGCTAGGACCTCTAAAGAAAGAACTTGAGTAAAATTAGTGAGAGTCCTCATTATCTTCTGCTCTTATCTGCCACAAATCCAACACTGGGCCCAGACCGCTATCTCTGGCCAGCCCTGGCATTTGTAGGGTCTCCCACCACTGTGAGCATTGCACTTTTCACAGTTGTTTTACAAATGACAGAGTTTTGCAGGTACCAAACTACTATCACCACCTGTCATCTTTGTGCCTTAGCCACTGGTTTTGTTCATAGGGACCTGCCTGTTCCTGCATTCTCTGTATGTGTTCTTCGGTTAATTCTTGTCTGTCTGCAGATATATCAATTGTCTGTTGTAACCTTCTCCATTTTTAGCTGCTTGCCCTAGCGTTTGTTTTGTACCGGTGCCTCTTCCTCTTGGTGAACATCTGTGCTCAGGGACCCCGGGTAGGACAATCTTTGGCCCAGTGTGTAAGCTGTCCACAAGTGCCAACAACAGCCAGTCAATCCTCTTGGTCTAGCCCTATACTGTCTTCTTCTGTGTGGTCTCTGGTACTGCATGAGGTATGGTTGGCAGGACTGGCTTTGTGTCATCTATCCCTGACTTCTACAGATCggtagatgtttttttgttttgtttctatagaatgaaaatgaaaacaaataatcTATGTAAGTTGtaatttacagtatgtaaattctaaaaactgaaaaagtgaaaacaaagctATGTAAATCCCTGTGTGGTGTTTGAGGACACTTACCTCTGAGTATTTTTTACCAGGTCTGCTTAACAAATGCTCACAACGGTGGGGAAATGCACAAATCAATTGAGAAAATCAATCAAGATTTTTATCTTAATTATCTAGCTTagtgattttacttaaaactgaAATTCTTGTCTTTTTTAGTTACATTCAGAGATGTTATTTGTTATgcaattttcattaaaaagattttttttgtaattttctaaCAGTACTTTTTCTGACCACCAGCTGTTTtttaagtagaatatttcttttttgattGTAGAACTTCTCTTTGTTGGCCTAAATGGAGTAAATACAAATTATTGCAATCTGCTCAAGAACGCTTAAGTTGTTTTACTTGTAATGATTTACTTTGTCCACCAGGTGGAGCCACCGTTCTCGTCTGCCAACCACAGGCACTAGCTGTACCTTTATGCAATGCCCATGGTTTTTAATAGTCCCAGCCCCTTGCTAAAGAGCACAATGTAAGGTACTGATTGCTTTCAACTTAAAGGAAAATaccggccaatttttatgttaaagttGATCGCTATGACTATGCAAGTACTTTCGATTGAACCCCCCCGACCTGAATTAgcgcaggcaacactgagtagctgcagctacgtgtacaagcttccccTGAGCTAAAGCGAcagttaacggggcaagttttagagcctttgtgcctcttaacagacacacaatgcaattaatatgtctgtacaacatgagcAGGGCCCTGAAAAGATGCGTTTTcaagtcagacattgttttaattcacctaccctgtcttgttcttgccgctgggtagcttgcttgcctggttagctgctagagctagctgttagctgctagctgttagcttcTGTTGATAGGTGTATTGCTGCACCTTTTTATTGCTGTTTGGAGTTGCCCAATCGGCCACAGCACTGATCTTAACCGAGTCCATGTGCACCTGGTTAGCTGAGATGACGTAGCCCAGGAACAAGATAGCAGCTGCATGATAGTGACACTTTTCAGCTTTGACATAAGGTTTATTCTCCAACAGCTTCTGAAGAACTTTGCGTACATGAACCTCACGAGTCACAGTATCTGGtgagaaaattaaaatatcgTCTCGTACTTACGCTCAATATTCATTTCCTTTCAGTTCTACGTCTGGGTTTATAGTGTTGTGTTTTCACCAGAAAAATCTTTGgcggtccaatcagcgaacagagggagtggctgagaacgatgacatTGAGGCCTTTTGCTAGAGTTGTAGTTCCGTCATGGCggtggagaaagatgcgagcgaaGCCATTTGGTCCGTTGTGTCACAGAGCCAAATATCCAGAAGGTAAAGCTTGAGTAAGAACAATCTTTACTGAGTTTTGTTGGAGGCCATGATGGAAAaggaaaagttagattttccagCTCTCTCCGTTAGTGGTGACAGAGTTGGCTTAGGCTAACGCTAGTGATGCTAAGTAGGCGTCACGACCAAACGTTAGCGATTGATTagggcagatccagagtgggtTTGGGGAGATCCAATAGATTTAAACTTCAACaaagtacccgccttcaaggaagttaacacttgtcagtGGAGagtctgtacaaatgaaatggacgagagtctggtaggaccaggctaggaATAAACCTTCTTTTGTTCTAATCTAGTCAGCACGCCAGCAGGGGTTGGCTCAAAGACTGACAGACTAAAGGTTTCTTCCTGCCGCTGTAATAAAGAGCTTCCTCCTCTTTGATTTAGCAAGACGGTTTGCAATCTACAACCATGCGTAACGTCAACTTGTGACGAAACTACACTTTGCTTAGTCTAGTTTATTCGCTCTTAACCAGTTAATGGAAATCCTtgtaattcatattttctttcttttttgcgaCATTTTAAAAGTTCCCTTAAAATTTGCTTGACAATTAGAGGGAAACATGACGCCACAAACAAGGTAACCATAGTATCAACTTTATTATTTTAGAACAGGTGGAGCTTTTTTTTGCTGTCCATTCAACAGATATTTCACAGTCAAAGATAATTTCAAATGTCAATGTTAAAACATAACAACCACACTCTTGGGTTGGGTTTCAGGTGAAGGATGCTGGCTGTTTACCTATTGAGGTTTATTGCCAAGATTGAGGTATACTGCCTCATCAGACCAAAGTGTACATTAAATATGCATATGCTGAAAAAGCCTGTTGTACCAGTTTTCTGTAGAAAAGTTTACCCAAGTGCCAACTGGAAttacaaagatgttttttttacagtcctAAGCAGAAGTATTAAGTAAATAAGCCACTAAAACCATCGAGGACGTTTTTGCAAATGCCACATGAACAGCTGGAGTTTCAGCCCAAGTACATCTCAGGTAGAAACATTGCGCAAAAGATACTTCTAACGCTTTTAAATAAGTTCCATTACTGCTTGATACTCGACACTTCTCGACTCCTCTGCCTTCATTGTATCGAACTGGAACTCAGTATTCCTTTCAGGCTCTCAGCAGGACGTATAGTGTGAGGACACTCAGCAGGAGCAGCATGGCTGGCAGGGGAAGAGACAAAAGAGTTTATCACAAATGTTGGGGAATCAaagctcttcctcctcttctgcttTTTCATTAATTACGTGGCGGATCAGCACCGTGACCAAATTCAGTTTTGCTCTTTGGTATCCGGCCATGCAGATTGGCCGACGTTTTGAGACATCCGTCTGTGATTTATAACTCCACCCTAATGGATGAAGGGTTTGTGGTGCATATATCATATCTTTCCACAAACAATGACCCTGGTACTCTGAATAATCCTCCAAACACGTTTTCATTTAAACTATTTCTTCAGTGAACAGTAGTTAGaatgaaaactgtctttgggtCTTTAGGTTATCAAGAGTAACCAGATGTTGTAACACTGTTTCTGGATGGACATGTTGCTTTTTAAACGTTTGATCAGACCCTTTAGTCAGTTTAGTTTTAACCACTGTGAGACAGTTTGCCTCATGTGGCTAGACTGCCCCAAAAATCAATTATTCTGGacaatttaatgtaatgtaactttCATTGAatactataaaaaatatttaattaatcacattaattcTAGGGTGAAAGCTAATAAACAGGTTTTAGTTTCCTATTCTTTTACAGGTCTGTAAAATTTCTTtaagtttattttgaaagtttctggaaaaaaacagtattttggTAATTACCGAGAAGAGAAAGGGACAGAGGGTCAAGTGGAAGCTTCAAAGAGGTAATTTAAGTGCTATCAATGTACAGAGTGCTTTTCAGGAGACTCGCTGTGCGTTGACTTTTGATTTGTAGCCGTGCTAATGTCTTGCTGCCTTCTGTCGCTCTGCATGGCTTCTTGAGAAAGCTTTATTTGTTGCTCTGGCTGTCTGTATGGTGTCTTTTTGACTTATCTCTGTAAATTTATCCTGTACTAATGTCTTgcagtttcctgttttttgtggtttttgtggtCTCAATACTTTTtgctacagttgaaaattagccggctgtctaacactggcacatttacagaaatgttaattaatgtgcattgtcttttgtaaaaaaaaaaaaatgaaatgaaatgaattgtCTAAATTCCCATAATAAGTACCAAATTAAATAGTTTTTACCAGGAAAATTATTTTGTTATGAAGTTGTGGATTGCCCTCAAATGTGTTAAATTAGCAAATTTGTAACAGCAGTGTTTACCGTGAGGCTGGACAGCTCCACTGCTGCTGGGCGTTGTTGTGTTGACCACTGGTGGTGCTGTGGTGGGGACGTTGCTGGCTGGGTTGGCGAGGTTCAGAAGGCCGCTGTTCAGGGAGATGTTGAAGGGGCTGAGACCATCTGAATGAAGGGGACAGAGCAGTGGGAGGTCAGACATGTCCATATTGACAGCTGTGTGGGTCAATCAGTGCCAGCTTGAAAGAGGAAGCAGCAAATCCTCTCATATCTCTGGAGAAGAAAGTTGCTAAGCTTAAAAACTCTGTgacttattttctatttttgccaACAGGTTGAAAACAATAACTGTTCTggtgttacatacagtatgtgtattgGCATTAAAAGACAGAATAAAGgttattcttatttatttatggtCAACttgtcaaacaaaaacaatcttaaGAGAAATCCTAACATTGCATTTGTTTGTACATTAAGTGTTTAGGTTGTGTTTTAGCATACAATGTTGcagtgtgtgttactgtgtgtccACTTACTTCCAGTTATAGTCCCAGTCccgaggaggagggagaaggtGGTGGGGCTGCTGATTTGGGTTTTGGAGGCGTTCACGTTCGGGACGTTGAACTCACACTTGATCACATTGCTGTTTACGATGCCACGGATTTCTGTTGTTATCTAAAAGGTAGGACACACAAAGTAAGATATGGTAAggtaaaaaaaggaagaaaatacaGCAAAGTTTAGCAAAGCAAATGTATTAAAAAGCAACACTTTTTGTTGCCTAACTTGAGTTGGAAAATGTGTTGTGTAGGTCAGATATGGTCCAGTGGTTTGTTAAATATTTGATCAATAGGTACAATCATGAAACTGCAGTTATGTTTTGGAAtatttggatttcttttaatCACAAGTAATACAAAATTTGTGCATTAATCATCTTAAAGTgaatgtattatatgtatatgtccATCTATTCTTCCATATAACATAAATAACAATTTCCttgataattaaaaaatatatatataactttcTTATACCAACATCTCTCTATTTGACAGTAAATGTGATGCCTCACCCTATCAGCTGGAGTGAGAGCGCCGTTGATGTTGTTCTGATCCATCGTCTGGAAGAAGAAGCTCCCATTTTTGGAGCTGTTTTGAGCACAGATGAAAAGCATGGTGGTACCCTGATGAAAGAAATAGGGGTTAGGATGAGATGACTTTCTAGAAGTGAAGACAGTGACACATTCCAACAGTCATTCAGTGTTGTGGTTAAGGCTGGAAATAAGCCAATGAAGTAATGAAATAGTCCAGAGTTAGATCCCCGCTTGTCTTGTTTTGCCTGTGTGTTCACCTGGGTCCTTTTTTATTAGGGCCCAAGcacaaaagtgaaaagaaatgtattgtttttgtaaggATTGTTATTATTCTGCGACGTCACTCGCATTTCTGAGGGCTCAGCATGCCGGAAAACTCACAACAAtttgcacacatgtcagaccTGTCAAAAACTACATTCTGTAATGATTGGGCTTGAGCGTTGCCACTGGGCTCCATAGAGCGCTCTAAAGAGCTTCTGAATTCTGAAAAAAATAGCAGTTAATATACCAAATTTTGAGGGTACATAGGTTTcatattgcattttttaaaggtgttttaAGACTTCAGGATGCACTAAAACTCTCAAAATTGTGCAGCCATGTGCAGAATAGTAAACTCTTTCATCTGAATTCACATTTAGGCTTGGGAGTGATATGGTTGctctatagcgccccctaattgGTTTAAGAACTTGGGCACATTTTTGACGGCCTCAGTATATGCGTAAACTTACAAAAATTGGCGCCCACATAAACACCTGGGAGCTGTACAAGACTGTACAGCAATTTGGCCCATACCTGTAAGTGGGCTCAATAGGGCCCCCTAACGCGCGGAAAGCCTTAATTTGGACATAGTTGCACCGATCTTCAACAGATTTTTACACATATTGCTCTAATCATTGGGAACATATTTCCCATTTACCTTCATTAGCTCCGCCCAACCAGAAGGCGGCCATTCTTAATTTATGCATTttgcatatgttttttttgttgttgtaacaaAAGGTTATCCAAAGAATTTTGATAGTTGAAAAATTGCACAAGTTACAGAAACTCCACACTAAACAGGAACTTGCGTTATCTTGGcaacaaatactgtattttgATTGCCCTGAAACTTGACAAAGGTGTTTCTCATGGCCTCAAAGCATCTGTGCCAAACGTGCCAGCAATCagctgttttaattttttttactaatcAGCAAAATATCAATATGTTGGAAACCTACTTTGTCTAACTACTCCTGGGGCGTGAGTCTGATTGGCACAAAA
The sequence above is drawn from the Etheostoma spectabile isolate EspeVRDwgs_2016 chromosome 12, UIUC_Espe_1.0, whole genome shotgun sequence genome and encodes:
- the LOC116699471 gene encoding putative ferric-chelate reductase 1 isoform X8; translated protein: MERGLILLVAAVGVYVASGVQGISYLSFSNNTQVNISQIGCGVTKLCVQTPANCDPTGNTSCLFASVISSTSVAPNGSAMSFQLRGDSVGYIALGLTVNASQGTTMLFICAQNSSKNGSFFFQTMDQNNINGALTPADRITTEIRGIVNSNVIKCEFNVPNVNASKTQISSPTTFSLLLGTGTITGNGLSPFNISLNSGLLNLANPASNVPTTAPPVVNTTTPSSSGAVQPHAMLLLLSVLTLYVLLRA